The Malus domestica chromosome 13, GDT2T_hap1 genome includes a window with the following:
- the LOC103451516 gene encoding probable transmembrane ascorbate ferrireductase 3, with protein sequence MHTTINYRYERSASRLTVGAHLFGILGLILLLVWLLHYRGGIDYDSDNSDRVFNVHPFLMFFGFIFFAGEAMMAYKTVMSRHKVQKYVHALLHLVALSSGIFGICATFRYHDMRDIDHMYSLHSWIGLTTFILYGLQWLFGAATFLFSRGMSESSRLRIVPWHMSMGRALLYLSICAALTGLMEKFTFLRISNVLGRRESHLINFTGLAILLFGIFVDLSVALARYV encoded by the exons ATGCATACTACTATAAACTATAGATACGAACGATCAGCCTCTCGGTTGACAGTAGGTGCACACTTGTTTGGCATCTTAGGACTCATACTCTTGCTTGTTTGGCTCCTGCATTACCGTGGTGGCATCGACTATGATTCTGATAATTCAGATCGAGTTTTCAAC GTTCATCCGTTTCTTATGTTCTTCgggtttattttttttgctgGTGAAG CGATGATGGCATACAAGACCGTAATGTCGCGACACAAGGTGCAGAAGTACGTTCACGCCCTCTTACATCTGGTAGCTCTAAGTTCCGGGATATTTGGGATATGCGCTACTTTTAGATACCATGACATGAGGGACATAGATCACATGTATTCACTGCATTCATGGATTGGCTTGACCACCTTTATCTTGTACGGTTTGCAG TGGCTGTTTGGAGCTGCTACGTTCTTGTTTTCAAGAGGTATGTCAGAGTCGTCGAGGCTCAGAATAGTTCCATGGCATATGAGTATGGGTAGGGCACTGCTGTACTTGTCGATCTGTGCTGCCCTAACTGGTCTGATGGAGAAATTCACATTCCTTAGAATTTCGAATGTGCTGGGTCGCAGGGAATCACACTTGATCAATTTCACTGGACTAGCAATCCTCCTGTTTGGCATCTTCGTCGATCTCTCTGTCGCTCTTGCCCGTTATGTGTGA
- the LOC103451517 gene encoding protein OBERON 3 codes for MDRANGNLAADEASQSKVTRHISKQNKHNPEEKMGFSEKGFGFLRESDMGSDGFQSKPSKTGNLSSQELTLSYLCDNSKLGFLEKEFAGANLLTSLEKESFKGKEAMVSENSNKWVERDFLNLNETRLNCSKRELAEEAERESRDDKKPKLETLNLSLALPEVSLSLTASNALQNGDPPAMLRPSRSIQSLAPSANNTQTTCSNDFTAASLSYSYSHPFSHNPSCSLTRNSTDFDYSVGKDDQIYNCGEGTNGSVHSRFKPIGDGVGLSNHGGGILSMMQSNRKDSCNNNSVYRTTSSDNLSFFPSELPAKPTIDTLSGDSRGRGSESLRGLESMDVGGRARKLSRPERILHEVVSESVTVMAQTVQELREEMLLSTKEYLKNLISTPEKKEELVSLQNRLQRRSDLTKENLSKCQKDQLEMLVAVKMGLGNFVSGKNRLPATELVEIFSFMRCKNVNCKSLLPVDDCDCKICSANKGFCSSCMCPVCLNFDCANNTCGWVGCDVCSHWCHAACGIQRNLIKPGPSLKGPSGTTEMQFHCIGCGHASEMFGFVKDVFLCCAKDWGLETLIKELDCVKKIFRRSDDFKGRELHIKAEEIISKLGSQLMSPSDACSFIIQFFNYTDGVSEYPASTISTKELAASQACLRKDSTPFSQSVSVPPKYAVYNTSSSMQCDSLSNDTRQNPLKSSHISNEDEFQFGTLPKIDGFESLESVVRIKEAEARMFQSKADEARREAEGYHQMIRTKTEKLEEEYAGKFSKLCLKETEEKRRKKLEELKILESSHCDYYNMKTRMQAEIAGLLERMEATKQQRV; via the exons ATGGATCGAGCGAATGGGAATCTTGCCGCCGACGAGGCGTCTCAGAGCAAGGTCACTCGCCATATCTCCAAGCAAAATAAACACAACCCAGAAGAGAAAATGGGATTCTCCGAAAAGGGGTTCGGATTTCTCAGAGAATCAGACATGGGTTCTGATGGGTTCCAATCAAAACCCTCAAAGACTGGAAATTTAAGTTCCCAGGAGCTGACTCTCAGCTACCTCTGCGACAATTCCAAACTGGGTTTTCTCGAGAAGGAGTTCGCCGGCGCAAATTTGCTGACTTCGTTGGAGAAAGAGAGTTTCAAAGGTAAAGAAGCCATGGTTTCGGAGAATTCTAACAAATGGGTAGAGAGAGATTTCCTTAATTTGAACGAAACCAGGTTGAATTGCTCGAAGCGAGAGCTTGCGGAGGAGGCGGAGAGAGAAAGCAGGGACGACAAAAAGCCAAAGCTCGAGACTTTGAATCTCTCTCTAGCCTTGCCGgaggtatctctctctctcaccgcCTCAAACGCCTTGCAGAATGGCGATCCTCCGGCGATGCTGCGGCCGAGTAGAAGCATACAGTCGTTGGCGCCGTCTGCTAACAACACACAGACAACCTGCTCCAATGATTTCACAGCAGCTTCATTGTCGTACTCTTACTCCCACCCATTTTCCCACAACCCCAGTTGCTCGCTTACCCGAAATTCGACGGATTTCGATTATTCTGTTGGGAAAGATGATCAAATTTATAACTGTGGGGAGGGGACTAATGGGTCTGTTCATAGCAGGTTTAAGCCGATTGGAGATGGAGTTGGTTTGTCGAATCACGGCGGCGGGATTTTGTCAATGATGCAGAGTAATCGTAAGGATTCTTGTAATAATAACAGTGTTTATAGGACAACTAGCTCTGATAACCTTTCCTTTTTTCCATCTGAATTGCCTGCTAAGCCGACAATCGATACCCTTTCTGGGGATTCTAGAGGGAGAGGTTCTGAAAGTTTGAGAGGATTGGAGAGTATGGATGTTGGTGGGAGAGCCAGGAAACTTTCTAGACCGGAGAGAATTCTTCACGAAGTTGTTTCGGAATCTGTTACTGTCATGGCTCAGACAGTTCAAGAGCTTCGTGAGGAAATGCTCTTATCAACTAAGGAATACTTGAAGAATCTGATATCCACgccggagaagaaggaagaattgGTGAGCCTTCAAAACCGGCTTCAGAGAAGGTCTGATCTTACAAAGGAGAATCTCTCTAAATGTCAGAAGGATCAATTGGAGATGTTGGTTGCTGTGAAAATGGGACTCGGGAACTTTGTATCTGGGAAAAACCGCCTTCCAGCAACCGAGCTGGTGGAGATTTTCTCGTTTATGAGGTGTAAGAATGTGAATTGCAAGAGCTTATTGCCTGTTGATGATTGTGACTGCAAAATTTGCTCTGCAAATAAGGGGTTTTGTAGTTCCTGCATGTGTCCTGTGTGTTTGAATTTCGACTGTGCCAATAATACTTGTGGTTGGGTTGGCTGTGATGTTTGTTCGCATTGGTGTCACGCTGCTTGTGGTATTCAGAGGAACCTCATTAAACCAGGTCCTAGCTTGAAAGGTCCCTCTGGGACAACTGAGATGCAATTTCATTGCATTGGATGCGGCCATGCTTCGGAAATGTTTGGTTTTGTCAAGGATGTGTTTCTGTGCTGTGCAAAAGACTGGGGACTAGAGACCCTTATCAAGGAGCTTGACTGTGTTAAGAAGATTTTTAGGAGAAGCGACGATTTTAAAGGCCGGGAACTGCATATTAAGGCTGAGGAGATCATCTCCAAGCTTGGAAGCCAATTGATGTCTCCTTCAGACGCCTGCAGTTTCATTATTCAGTTCTTTAACT ATACAGATGGAGTGTCAGAATATCCTGCTTCTACCATATCCACAAAAGAGTTGGCTGCTTCTCAAGCCTGCCTGAGAAAAGATTCGACCCCTTTTTCACAATCTGTTTCTGTACCTCCTAAATATGCTGTTTACAACACTAGTTCTAGTATGCAATGTGATTCGCTGTCTAATGATACCCGTCAGAACCCCCTCAAATCGTCCCATATAAGCAATGAGGATGAGTTCCAGTTTGGAACATTACCAAAAATAGACGGGTTTGAGAGCTTGGAAAGCGTAGTGAGGATAAAGGAAGCGGAAGCTAGAATGTTCCAGAGCAAGGCTGATGAAGCGCGGAGAGAGGCAGAAGGGTACCATCAGATGATACGGACAAAGACAGAGAAGCTGGAGGAAGAGTACGCCGGAAAGTTTTCCAAATTGTGTCTGAAAGAGACGGAGGAAAAGCGAAGGAAGAAACTGGAGGAGCTGAAAATTTTGGAAAGTTCACATTGCGATTACTACAACATGAAAACTAGAATGCAAGCTGAGATTGCTGGCTTGTTGGAGAGAATGGAAGCAACAAAGCAGCAAAGGGTCTAG
- the LOC103414207 gene encoding zinc finger protein 4-like isoform X1, with product MLTQNLNLEFENDSEVTSQVTYSSIPLQEESPDPSKDSTTTSSCLTNQKHQQQDPRPVSLHLTLQFSSGDTELKGTGETSSEAAAPPTSEGTIPRVFSCNYCKRKFYSSQALGGHQNAHKRERTMAKRAMRMGMFPDRYTSLASLPLHRSAPSAFRSLGIQAHSAVHQNTMITSDHQRFLVPDTRGVARFRQGYFGVPMFMDEDDVGMFWPGSFRQVGEGAGGHQLAQNPNMNTGTSMEPRNSTSSSSPDLSLKL from the coding sequence ATGTTAACACAAAACTTGAACTTGGAATTTGAAAATGATTCAGAAGTCACGAGCCAAGTAACTTATTCGAGCATACCTCTGCAAGAAGAATCTCCTGACCCCTCTAAGGACAGCACAACCACTTCTTCGTGCCTCACAAATCAGAAGCATCAACAACAAGATCCCCGGCCTGTTTCCCTTCACTTGACACTCCAGTTTAGCTCAGGCGACACTGAATTGAAGGGCACGGGGGAGACTAGCAGTGAAGCAGCTGCACCCCCTACTTCAGAAGGAACAATCCCAAGGGTATTCTCATGCAACTACTGTAAGCGTAAGTTCTATAGCTCACAGGCACTCGGTGGCCATCAGAATGCTCATAAGAGGGAGAGGACAATGGCCAAGCGTGCTATGCGTATGGGAATGTTTCCCGATAGGTATACTAGCTTGGCATCTCTCCCCTTACATCGTTCTGCGCCTTCAGCGTTCCGGTCTCTTGGTATCCAAGCTCATTCTGCAGTGCACCAAAACACTATGATAACATCAGATCATCAGAGGTTCCTTGTCCCCGACACAAGAGGCGTAGCAAGGTTTCGTCAGGGCTATTTTGGAGTGCCGATGTTTATGGACGAGGATGATGTGGGCATGTTTTGGCCCGGGAGTTTCCGACAGGTGGGTGAGGGAGCTGGAGGTCATCAATTAGCCCAAAATCCAAATATGAATACAGGAACAAGCATGGAACCAAGAAATAGTACAAGTTCGTCTTCACCCGATCTTTCTCTAAAGCTTTGA
- the LOC103414207 gene encoding zinc finger protein 4-like (The RefSeq protein has 2 substitutions compared to this genomic sequence), producing MLTQNLNLEFENDSEVTSQVTYSSIPLQEESPDPSKDSTTTSSCLTNQKHQQQDPRPVSLHLTLQFSSGDTELKGTGETSSEVAAPPTSEGTIPRVFSCNYCKRKFYSSQALGGHQNAHKRERTMAKRAMRMGMFPDRYTSLASLPLHRSAPSAFRSLGIQAHSAVHQNTMITSDHQRFLVPDTRGVARFRQGYFGVPMFMDEDDVGMFWPGSFRQVGEEAGGHQLAQNPNMNTGTSMEPRNSTSSSSPDLSLKL from the coding sequence ATGTTAACACAAAACTTGAACTTGGAATTTGAAAATGATTCAGAAGTCACGAGCCAAGTAACTTATTCGAGCATACCTCTGCAAGAAGAATCTCCTGACCCCTCTAAGGACAGCACAACCACTTCTTCGTGCCTCACAAATCAGAAGCATCAACAACAAGATCCCCGGCCTGTTTCCCTTCACTTGACACTCCAGTTTAGCTCAGGCGACACTGAATTGAAGGGCACGGGGGAGACTAGCAGTGAAGCAGCTGCACCCCCTACTTCAGAAGGAACAATCCCAAGGGTATTCTCATGCAACTACTGTAAGCGTAAGTTCTATAGCTCACAGGCACTCGGTGGCCATCAGAATGCTCATAAGAGGGAGAGGACAATGGCCAAGCGTGCTATGCGTATGGGAATGTTTCCCGATAGGTATACTAGCTTGGCATCTCTCCCCTTACATCGTTCTGCGCCTTCAGCGTTCCGGTCTCTTGGTATCCAAGCTCATTCTGCAGTGCACCAAAACACTATGATAACATCAGATCATCAGAGGTTCCTTGTCCCCGACACAAGAGGCGTAGCAAGGTTTCGTCAGGGCTATTTTGGAGTGCCGATGTTTATGGACGAGGATGATGTGGGCATGTTTTGGCCCGGGAGTTTCCGACAGGTGGGTGAGGGAGCTGGAGGTCATCAATTAGCCCAAAATCCAAATATGAATACAGGAACAAGCATGGAACCAAGAAATAGTACAAGTTCGTCTTCACCCGATCTTTCTCTAAAGCTTTGA
- the LOC114820670 gene encoding probable ascorbate-specific transmembrane electron transporter 2, producing MATKSRSYQISAIPATIFGHLLAIAITILVLVWILKFRGGFALETLIKEKIINVHTFLMVVGFILIGGEAIMAYKTVQGERNTQKGAHLILHLLALVAIIFGFYCAIKFDHESGVQHFLTLHSWLGIITISLFGLQYLFGFVLYVFPGGDKSSRGNFMPWHTFFGMVVFLLAVCTAETGLLERFLFLGVIKMNEQVLIVNFIGLLLFLFAATVSLTALLPGPY from the exons ATGGCAACCAAGAGTCGTAGCTACCAAATATCAGCAATCCCAGCTACAATATTTGGGCATTTGCTAGCTATAGCCATAACAATCCTGGTTCTTGTTTGGATCCTAAAGTTCCGCGGTGGCTTCGCTCTCGAAACCCTCATCAAAGAGAAAATTATAAAT GTTCATACGTTTCTAATGGTGGTTGGGTTTATATTGATCGGTGGAGAAG CAATCATGGCATACAAGACAGTCCAAGGGGAAAGGAACACGCAAAAAGGGGCGCACCTGATATTGCATCTTCTAGCTCTGGTGGCTATAATTTTTGGGTTTTACTGTGCCATCAAGTTTGATCACGAATCCGGAGTTCAACATTTTCTTACCTTACATTCCTGGCTCGGCATAATCACCATCTCGTTATTTGGTCTTCAG TACTTGTTTGGCTTCGTGCTGTATGTGTTTCCGGGTGGCGACAAGTCGTCGAGGGGAAATTTTATGCCATGGCACACATTTTTCGGGATGGTGGTATTTCTGCTAGCAGTGTGCACGGCTGAGACAGGGTTGCTGGAGAGGTTCCTTTTCTTGGGCGTAATAAAAATGAATGAACAAGTACTGATAGTCAACTTCATTGGCCTTTTGCTCTTTCTCTTTGCAGCCACCGTCAGCCTCACCGCCCTCCTCCCTGGGCCTTACTAA